From Gammaproteobacteria bacterium, a single genomic window includes:
- the purQ gene encoding phosphoribosylformylglycinamidine synthase subunit PurQ: MRAVVVTFPGSNCDYDCLQVLRKVMGVDTRFIWHREHELGDPDLVVLPGGFSYGDYLRAGAIARFSPIVEAVKRYAGRGGIVLGICNGFQILCEAGLLPGALKRNESLKFRSHDVHVRVETTNTAFTRAYRPGQVLRIPIAHAEGNYIADPATLERLEAEGRVVFRYTTREGARGDGGNPNGSANDIAGIVNAAGNVLGLMPHPERAAEGVLGSTDGLGMFESLVAHCARERVA, translated from the coding sequence GTGAGAGCGGTGGTGGTGACCTTCCCTGGGTCCAACTGCGACTACGACTGCCTGCAGGTGCTGCGCAAGGTGATGGGGGTCGACACCCGCTTCATCTGGCATCGCGAGCACGAGCTGGGCGACCCCGACCTGGTGGTGCTTCCAGGCGGCTTTTCCTACGGCGACTACCTGCGCGCCGGCGCCATCGCACGCTTCAGCCCCATCGTGGAGGCGGTGAAGCGCTACGCCGGGCGCGGCGGGATCGTGCTCGGCATCTGCAACGGCTTCCAGATCCTGTGCGAGGCCGGGCTGCTCCCGGGCGCCCTCAAACGCAACGAATCGCTGAAGTTCCGGAGCCACGACGTGCACGTGCGCGTCGAGACCACGAACACCGCCTTCACCCGCGCGTACCGCCCCGGCCAGGTCCTGCGCATTCCGATCGCGCACGCCGAAGGCAACTACATCGCCGACCCGGCCACCCTCGAGCGCCTCGAGGCGGAGGGGCGCGTCGTCTTCCGCTACACCACGCGCGAAGGAGCACGCGGCGACGGCGGCAACCCGAACGGCTCCGCCAACGACATCGCCGGGATCGTGAACGCCGCGGGGAACGTGCTCGGGCTCATGCCCCATCCCGAGCGGGCGGCGGAAGGCGTACTGGGCTCGACCGACGGGCTGGGCATGTTCGAGTCGCTGGTCGCTCATTGCGCGCGCGAGAGGGTGGCATGA
- the trpC gene encoding indole-3-glycerol phosphate synthase TrpC: MSDPERVNILDRIVRTKRDEVRALRSVRAEVARAARSAPPARDFRSALRGSSGDVAIIAEVKRRSPGAGSIREDLDPADLAADYGRSGASAISVLTDRTYFGGDLDDLRRVRARVPRPVLRKDFLVDPVQLDESRAAGADAVLLIVRILGDPLLGELLRGAQALGMAALVEVHDAAELERALAAGADVVGINNRDLSTFRSSVAVTLELVRRIPPDVVVISESGLATREDLATVGAAGADAVLMGEALLRSPRPGDAVAALTGVPRGPRAATAGPEPSPATATAPEPPTPNRTRPRA, translated from the coding sequence ATGTCCGATCCCGAACGCGTGAACATCCTCGACCGCATCGTCCGCACGAAGCGTGACGAAGTCCGGGCCCTGAGGTCCGTGCGGGCCGAGGTGGCGCGGGCCGCCCGTTCGGCGCCTCCGGCCCGCGACTTCCGCTCCGCGCTGAGAGGATCGTCGGGGGATGTGGCCATCATCGCGGAGGTCAAGCGGCGTTCTCCGGGGGCGGGATCCATTCGCGAGGACCTGGATCCGGCGGATCTGGCGGCGGACTACGGGCGCTCGGGCGCATCGGCCATCAGCGTGCTGACCGATCGCACGTACTTCGGAGGCGACCTGGACGATCTGCGGCGGGTGCGCGCGAGGGTGCCGCGGCCGGTTCTGCGCAAGGACTTTCTGGTCGACCCGGTTCAACTCGACGAGTCGCGCGCGGCGGGCGCCGACGCGGTGCTGCTCATCGTGCGCATCCTGGGGGATCCGCTTCTGGGAGAGCTGCTGAGGGGCGCGCAAGCGTTGGGGATGGCCGCGCTGGTGGAGGTTCACGATGCCGCCGAGCTGGAACGGGCGCTCGCGGCCGGCGCCGACGTGGTGGGCATCAACAACCGCGACCTGAGCACCTTCCGCTCGAGCGTGGCCGTCACGCTGGAACTGGTTCGCCGCATTCCGCCGGACGTCGTGGTGATCTCGGAGAGCGGGCTGGCCACCCGGGAGGACCTGGCCACCGTAGGTGCCGCGGGCGCGGACGCCGTCCTGATGGGTGAGGCGCTCCTGCGGAGTCCGCGCCCCGGCGACGCGGTGGCAGCCCTGACCGGCGTCCCGCGCGGACCGCGCGCCGCCACGGCCGGGCCGGAACCGTCACCCGCGACCGCCACCGCTCCCGAACCCCCCACCCCCAACCGGACCCGCCCCCGTGCCTGA
- the lexA gene encoding transcriptional repressor LexA: MPLTKRQKQILDFIEGYLDEWGYAPNFEEIAHAFGYASLATVHEHLSNLERKGYIRKAYNQSRSIEMVHRETGAGVFALPLLGAVAAGLPIEAIQDTETLSVPRDMVPSGAESYVLRVEGDSMIDEQIRDGDYIVVSARQVAHEGETVVALVGGDSATVKKFYRDRGSRIRLQPANEAMEPIIVDAADVQIQGVVVGVIRKY, encoded by the coding sequence ATGCCCCTGACCAAGCGACAGAAACAGATCCTGGACTTCATCGAAGGCTACCTGGACGAGTGGGGCTACGCGCCCAACTTCGAGGAAATCGCGCATGCCTTCGGATACGCTTCCCTGGCCACGGTCCACGAACACCTGAGCAATCTGGAGCGCAAGGGCTATATCCGGAAGGCCTACAACCAAAGTCGCTCCATCGAGATGGTGCACCGGGAGACGGGCGCCGGCGTCTTCGCGCTGCCGCTGCTCGGAGCGGTCGCCGCGGGGCTTCCCATCGAGGCCATTCAGGACACCGAAACCCTGTCCGTGCCCCGGGACATGGTTCCGAGCGGCGCCGAGAGCTACGTCCTTCGGGTCGAGGGCGATTCGATGATCGACGAGCAGATTCGCGACGGCGACTACATCGTGGTCAGCGCCCGCCAGGTGGCGCATGAGGGCGAGACCGTAGTCGCCCTGGTGGGGGGCGATTCGGCCACCGTCAAGAAGTTCTATCGCGACCGGGGCTCCCGCATCCGGCTGCAGCCCGCCAACGAAGCGATGGAGCCGATCATCGTCGACGCGGCCGACGTTCAGATCCAGGGCGTCGTGGTCGGCGTGATCCGCAAGTACTGA
- the purS gene encoding phosphoribosylformylglycinamidine synthase subunit PurS gives MSAYAIEIRVTPRRGLLDPQGKAIQHALDSLGFAGVGEVRAGKLLVIELEADSPDEAAARATRMCEKLLANPVTEDFAIEVGRNAAQPEAAT, from the coding sequence TTGAGCGCCTACGCCATCGAAATCCGCGTGACCCCCCGCCGCGGGCTGCTGGACCCGCAGGGGAAGGCCATCCAGCACGCCCTGGACTCCCTGGGCTTCGCCGGGGTCGGGGAGGTGCGCGCCGGCAAGCTGCTCGTGATCGAGCTCGAAGCCGACTCGCCGGACGAGGCCGCCGCCCGGGCCACCCGGATGTGCGAGAAACTGCTCGCGAACCCCGTGACCGAGGATTTCGCCATCGAAGTCGGACGCAACGCCGCACAGCCGGAGGCGGCGACGTGA
- a CDS encoding phosphoribosylaminoimidazolesuccinocarboxamide synthase has product MTTIVDSALSLPLLHRGKVRDVYEAGPDTLFMVASDRVSAFDVVLPQPVPHKGEVLTQLTAWWLARFSARSPVPGAEGGIDHHLLAVRRDEIIDRVPELAHSVDSWARRAMLVRRTRPILVECIVRGYITGSAWREYRRSGTLAGEPLAPGMIESDRMEPPIFSPSTKAHEGHDENITYDQVVELLGASMAETLRDLSLGIYSAGSETARQRGIILADTKFEFGMDSDGRLLLIDEVLTPDSSRFWPAEHYATGRGQPSLDKQPVRDYLAHETAWNKMPPPPDLPDRIVEESTARYLDIFQRLVGVPLSEYRGPSFG; this is encoded by the coding sequence GTGACGACCATCGTGGATTCCGCCCTATCCCTCCCCCTTCTCCACCGCGGCAAGGTGCGGGACGTCTACGAGGCGGGCCCCGACACCCTGTTCATGGTGGCGAGCGACCGCGTGAGCGCCTTCGACGTGGTCCTGCCCCAGCCCGTGCCCCACAAGGGCGAAGTGCTCACCCAGCTGACCGCGTGGTGGCTGGCGCGCTTCTCCGCCCGCTCGCCGGTGCCGGGCGCCGAGGGGGGCATCGACCACCACCTGCTCGCCGTGCGGCGGGACGAGATCATCGACCGTGTCCCCGAACTGGCGCACAGCGTCGACAGCTGGGCGCGCCGGGCGATGCTGGTGCGCCGCACCCGGCCGATCCTGGTCGAGTGCATCGTGCGCGGCTACATCACCGGGTCGGCCTGGCGGGAATACCGCCGGAGCGGGACGCTCGCCGGCGAGCCCCTTGCCCCGGGCATGATCGAGAGCGACCGCATGGAGCCGCCCATCTTCTCCCCCTCGACCAAGGCACACGAGGGCCACGACGAGAACATCACCTACGACCAGGTGGTGGAGCTGCTGGGCGCGTCCATGGCGGAGACCCTGCGCGACCTCTCGCTCGGCATCTACAGCGCCGGATCGGAGACCGCGCGCCAGCGGGGGATCATCCTCGCGGACACCAAGTTCGAGTTCGGGATGGACTCGGATGGCCGGCTCCTCCTCATCGACGAGGTGCTGACCCCCGACTCCTCGCGCTTCTGGCCCGCCGAGCACTACGCGACCGGCCGCGGACAGCCCTCCCTCGACAAGCAGCCCGTGCGCGACTACCTCGCTCACGAAACGGCCTGGAACAAGATGCCGCCCCCGCCCGACCTCCCCGACCGCATCGTGGAGGAGTCGACGGCCCGCTACCTGGACATCTTCCAGCGGCTGGTGGGCGTGCCGCTGTCCGAGTACAGGGGCCCCAGCTTCGGATGA
- the pssA gene encoding CDP-diacylglycerol--serine O-phosphatidyltransferase translates to MIRKRARRRRLQRGIIIIPSAFTLGNVFFGVFAMVMASRGAYEWAAWFIVFAGILDTFDGGLARFTRTGSRFGAELDSLADAVSFGVAPAMVMYQLYWADGSWSWLLSYLFVTAVVVRLARFNVEQGGEAKRSFHGLPSPAAGMMLATSYPFTQTAFFEAYLSTLPWTQIMGILMVLLSALMLSHVPYARMPRVGLRTPRTRINSAIVVATIVTAIAVPRYYFFPVLFGYAVWGLLKSVVIGFLDRIPERDPLLEVDEDEDDDEPEDEEEARPLDYGGLGPRYRPGRRNRLARRRRTNPRDDNGTEDTT, encoded by the coding sequence GTGATCCGCAAGCGCGCGCGCCGCAGGCGGCTCCAGAGGGGCATCATCATCATCCCCTCCGCCTTCACCCTGGGCAACGTCTTCTTCGGCGTGTTCGCCATGGTGATGGCGTCGCGGGGCGCGTACGAATGGGCCGCCTGGTTCATCGTGTTCGCGGGCATCCTCGACACCTTCGACGGCGGCCTGGCGCGCTTCACGCGCACGGGCTCGCGCTTCGGCGCCGAGCTCGACTCCCTGGCCGACGCGGTCAGCTTCGGCGTAGCCCCGGCGATGGTCATGTACCAGCTCTACTGGGCCGACGGCTCCTGGAGCTGGCTGCTCTCCTACCTCTTCGTGACCGCGGTCGTGGTCCGCCTGGCGCGCTTCAACGTGGAGCAGGGGGGAGAGGCGAAACGCTCGTTCCACGGGCTGCCGTCACCGGCTGCGGGGATGATGCTGGCGACATCCTACCCCTTCACCCAGACGGCATTCTTCGAGGCGTATCTGAGCACCCTTCCGTGGACCCAGATCATGGGCATCCTCATGGTGCTGCTCTCCGCGCTGATGCTGAGCCACGTCCCCTACGCGCGCATGCCCCGGGTCGGGCTGCGCACCCCCAGAACCCGCATCAACAGCGCCATCGTCGTGGCCACCATCGTCACCGCGATCGCCGTCCCCCGCTACTACTTCTTCCCGGTCCTGTTCGGGTACGCCGTCTGGGGTCTTCTGAAGTCGGTGGTGATCGGCTTCCTCGACCGGATTCCCGAGCGCGATCCTCTCCTGGAAGTGGATGAGGATGAGGATGACGACGAGCCTGAAGACGAGGAAGAAGCCCGGCCGCTCGACTACGGCGGCCTCGGACCCCGCTACCGCCCCGGCAGGCGCAATCGGCTCGCCCGACGCCGGCGGACCAACCCCCGCGACGACAACGGCACGGAGGACACAACTTGA
- the truA gene encoding tRNA pseudouridine(38-40) synthase TruA, translating to MARGQRRFRLTLHYDGTRFFGWQMQPEVRTVQGELQATLERLTGAPRTVTGAGRTDRGVHATGQVAAVTLPPRWSATTLLRALNATLPQDIWVAEAHVAPHGFHPRYDATGREYGYRLGLTAAARSPFHRPWCWPLAPVTDDAASARADVDVEALHAAAALLAGEESFAAFARAGQEHRGDRCIVTGARWTQWALGVEFTILANRFLHHMVRYLVGTMVDIARGRRPLDDMRAMLAGNRDGLVTSPPAPAAGLFLRRVRYPAHTTAHNTAIPDDSATDSDNTAAADIPPEAARSVPFADPALLDSDTDRPLAGSANHS from the coding sequence ATGGCCCGGGGACAACGCCGCTTCCGACTCACGCTGCACTACGACGGGACCCGTTTCTTCGGCTGGCAGATGCAGCCGGAAGTGCGCACGGTGCAGGGTGAGTTGCAAGCCACCCTCGAGCGACTTACAGGCGCGCCGCGCACGGTAACGGGGGCGGGGAGAACCGACCGGGGGGTACATGCCACCGGCCAGGTGGCCGCGGTCACCCTGCCACCGCGCTGGAGCGCCACCACCCTCCTGCGCGCGCTCAACGCCACGCTCCCGCAGGACATCTGGGTTGCGGAGGCCCACGTCGCTCCGCACGGCTTCCACCCACGCTACGACGCGACGGGGCGCGAGTACGGATACCGGCTGGGCCTGACGGCTGCGGCCCGCTCGCCATTCCACCGGCCGTGGTGCTGGCCTCTCGCCCCCGTGACCGACGACGCTGCCTCGGCCAGGGCGGACGTGGATGTCGAAGCCCTGCACGCAGCGGCCGCGCTCCTGGCGGGCGAGGAATCCTTCGCCGCCTTCGCGCGCGCCGGCCAGGAACACCGGGGAGACCGCTGTATCGTCACGGGGGCACGCTGGACTCAGTGGGCCCTGGGCGTCGAGTTCACCATCCTCGCCAACCGGTTCCTGCACCACATGGTCCGCTACCTGGTGGGCACCATGGTCGACATCGCCCGCGGACGCCGACCGCTCGACGACATGCGCGCGATGCTCGCCGGCAACCGCGACGGCCTGGTCACGTCGCCCCCCGCTCCCGCCGCCGGCCTCTTCCTTCGCCGAGTGCGCTATCCCGCGCACACAACCGCGCACAATACGGCAATCCCGGACGACTCCGCGACAGATTCAGACAACACCGCGGCGGCCGACATCCCTCCCGAGGCCGCCCGAAGCGTCCCGTTCGCCGACCCCGCCCTGTTAGATTCCGACACCGACCGCCCACTCGCAGGGAGCGCCAACCACTCATGA
- the purB gene encoding adenylosuccinate lyase: MTSSSPGRAAAAGASSTGKSASGGYVHPLSGRYASREMQHIFSQARKFTTWRRLWIALGESQRELGLDISGEALRQMRAAVDDLDLDRAAELERRFRHDVMAHVHLFGEVAPAARGIIHLGATSAFVGDNADLILHREALTLIRDRLVRCVEALTGFARRYRSLPTLAYTHFQPAQPTTVGKRATLWIQDLLLDIEEIEFRLGSLRFRGVRGTTGSQASFLDLFDGDSAKVDALDDAVAQRMSFEHRYPVSGQTYPRKVDAALLATLAGTAASTSKMGHDLRLLSHLGEVEEPFESTQIGSSAMPYKRNPMRAERVCALSRHVITLYQDGAFTAATQWLERSLDDSANRRVSIPDAFLTLDGILVLVENVSSGLVVNEAVVRRSLDAQLPFMATETILMRATRDGGDRQQLHERIRRHAHAATRKAREEGGDPDLFSRIAGDDAFGLSAPELADLLRGERFIGRAPEQVERFLDGFAQPLVDRLGPQARARLDAPDIRV, encoded by the coding sequence GTGACCTCTAGCAGTCCGGGCCGCGCGGCCGCGGCCGGGGCATCCAGCACTGGGAAGTCCGCCTCGGGCGGCTACGTGCACCCCCTCTCGGGACGTTACGCCTCTCGCGAGATGCAGCACATTTTCTCGCAGGCGCGCAAGTTCACCACCTGGCGCCGGCTCTGGATCGCGCTGGGCGAATCGCAGCGCGAGCTGGGGCTGGACATCTCCGGCGAGGCGCTGCGCCAGATGCGGGCCGCGGTCGACGACCTGGACCTCGACCGGGCCGCGGAGCTGGAGCGCCGGTTCCGCCACGACGTGATGGCGCACGTCCACCTCTTCGGCGAGGTGGCGCCCGCGGCGCGAGGCATCATCCACCTCGGCGCCACGAGCGCCTTCGTGGGCGACAACGCCGACCTCATCCTTCACCGGGAAGCCCTCACCCTGATCCGCGACCGGCTGGTGCGCTGCGTCGAGGCACTGACTGGTTTCGCTCGCCGCTACCGGTCGCTCCCCACCCTGGCCTACACCCACTTCCAGCCCGCCCAGCCCACCACGGTCGGCAAGCGGGCGACGCTCTGGATCCAGGATCTGCTGCTCGACATCGAGGAGATCGAGTTTCGCCTCGGCTCGCTCCGCTTCAGGGGCGTGCGCGGCACCACCGGCAGCCAGGCCTCCTTCCTCGACCTCTTCGACGGCGACTCCGCGAAGGTGGACGCCCTCGACGACGCCGTGGCCCAGCGCATGAGCTTCGAGCACCGCTACCCGGTGAGCGGCCAGACCTATCCGCGCAAGGTCGACGCTGCCCTGCTGGCGACGCTCGCGGGCACCGCCGCGTCCACATCCAAGATGGGGCACGATCTGCGCCTGCTCTCGCATCTGGGAGAAGTCGAGGAGCCCTTCGAGAGCACCCAGATCGGCTCCTCGGCCATGCCCTACAAGCGCAACCCGATGCGCGCGGAGAGGGTTTGCGCCCTTTCCCGCCACGTGATCACTTTGTATCAGGACGGCGCGTTCACCGCGGCCACCCAGTGGCTGGAACGGAGCCTCGACGATTCCGCAAACCGGCGCGTCAGCATCCCCGACGCCTTCCTCACCCTCGACGGCATACTGGTTCTGGTCGAAAACGTCTCCTCCGGGCTGGTGGTCAACGAAGCGGTGGTCCGCCGCTCGCTCGACGCGCAGCTCCCCTTCATGGCCACCGAAACCATCCTCATGCGCGCGACCCGGGACGGAGGCGACCGCCAGCAACTGCACGAGCGCATCCGGCGCCACGCCCACGCGGCCACCCGCAAGGCGCGCGAGGAAGGCGGAGACCCCGACCTGTTTTCCCGCATAGCCGGCGACGACGCCTTCGGCCTGAGCGCGCCCGAACTGGCCGACCTCCTCCGGGGCGAGCGGTTCATCGGGCGCGCTCCCGAACAGGTGGAGCGCTTCCTCGACGGGTTCGCCCAGCCGCTTGTCGACCGTCTCGGACCCCAAGCCCGCGCCCGTCTCGACGCCCCCGACATTCGTGTCTGA
- the fsa gene encoding fructose-6-phosphate aldolase, whose translation MKIFLDTADLGEIRRAAAAGLIDGVTTNPSLLAKVAGDRDPMEIFLEICEAIDGPVSAEVVALDTEAMVDEGTRLAAVHPNIAVKVPLTEDGLVACRELSSRDIPVNVTLCFSAPQALLAAKAGAAYISPFIGRLDDISHDGMELIRQIRVIYDNYGMRTEILAASLRHPRHVVESLEVGADVATLPAGVLHKLIRHPLTDLGLAAFLADWEKLGRDL comes from the coding sequence ATGAAGATCTTCCTCGACACCGCCGACCTGGGTGAGATCCGCCGCGCCGCCGCCGCGGGCCTCATCGATGGCGTTACCACGAACCCCTCCCTGCTGGCCAAGGTGGCCGGCGACCGCGATCCGATGGAGATCTTCCTGGAGATCTGCGAGGCTATCGACGGCCCGGTGAGCGCGGAGGTCGTCGCGCTCGACACCGAGGCCATGGTCGACGAGGGCACCCGGCTGGCCGCCGTCCACCCCAACATCGCGGTCAAGGTGCCGCTCACCGAGGACGGCCTGGTGGCGTGCCGCGAACTCAGCTCGCGCGACATCCCCGTTAACGTGACCCTGTGTTTCTCGGCCCCGCAGGCGCTGCTCGCCGCCAAGGCGGGGGCGGCCTACATCTCGCCCTTCATCGGACGGCTGGACGACATCTCCCACGACGGCATGGAGCTGATCCGCCAGATCCGCGTCATCTACGACAACTACGGCATGCGGACGGAGATTCTGGCGGCTTCCCTGAGGCATCCGCGCCACGTTGTGGAGTCGCTGGAAGTGGGCGCCGACGTCGCCACCCTGCCGGCGGGCGTGCTGCACAAGCTGATCCGCCACCCGCTGACCGACCTCGGGCTGGCCGCCTTCCTGGCCGACTGGGAGAAACTGGGACGTGACCTCTAG
- the trpD gene encoding anthranilate phosphoribosyltransferase yields MSPEAKLELAPLIARVSEGADLTAAEAEGAFTTVMSGEATHVAMAAFLIALRTKGVVPSEIAGGVRALRRAMRPVASERTHELVDTCGTGGGSVRTFNVSTAAALTAAAAGVRVAKHGNRSFTSQSGSADVLEALGVRIELTPDEMGRVLAETGIVFMFAPLLHPAMRHVGPVRAELAVPTIMNLLGPLTNPAGVTRQLVGVSDPAWRELIARALLELGHQRALVVHGEPGMDELSPAGTTTVSDLRGGRITTYSVIPADLGLEPGGLEALAGGTPHENATLIVDVLEGRRRGSARAFVLANAGPAIYVAGLAHSLPEGVAIATETIDRGLAIRKLAELREASRAGGG; encoded by the coding sequence ATGTCGCCCGAAGCGAAACTCGAGCTGGCCCCCCTGATCGCCCGCGTGTCCGAAGGCGCCGACCTGACCGCGGCCGAGGCGGAGGGCGCGTTCACGACCGTCATGTCCGGCGAGGCGACGCACGTGGCGATGGCGGCCTTCCTGATCGCACTCCGGACCAAGGGGGTGGTGCCATCGGAGATCGCCGGGGGCGTGCGGGCGCTGCGCCGGGCGATGCGGCCGGTGGCTTCGGAGCGAACCCACGAGCTGGTCGATACCTGCGGCACCGGGGGCGGCAGCGTGCGCACGTTCAACGTGTCCACCGCGGCCGCCCTGACCGCGGCGGCTGCCGGCGTGCGGGTCGCCAAGCACGGCAACCGCTCGTTCACATCGCAAAGCGGAAGCGCCGACGTCCTGGAAGCTCTCGGAGTTCGCATCGAACTGACACCGGACGAAATGGGCCGGGTTCTGGCGGAAACCGGGATCGTCTTCATGTTTGCGCCCCTTCTTCATCCCGCCATGCGTCACGTAGGTCCGGTGCGGGCCGAGCTGGCCGTCCCCACGATCATGAATCTGCTCGGGCCCCTCACCAATCCGGCCGGGGTGACTCGCCAACTGGTCGGCGTTTCCGACCCCGCCTGGCGGGAATTGATCGCGCGCGCACTGCTCGAACTTGGCCACCAGCGCGCTCTGGTGGTGCATGGCGAGCCCGGGATGGACGAGTTGAGCCCCGCCGGGACCACCACCGTGTCCGATCTTCGCGGCGGCAGGATCACGACCTACTCCGTTATCCCGGCTGACCTGGGACTGGAGCCGGGAGGTCTGGAGGCGCTTGCCGGTGGAACCCCGCATGAGAACGCCACCCTGATCGTGGATGTGCTGGAAGGCCGCCGCCGGGGCTCGGCGCGTGCGTTCGTCCTCGCCAACGCCGGCCCCGCCATCTACGTGGCGGGCCTGGCTCATTCTCTTCCGGAGGGGGTTGCCATCGCGACCGAAACCATCGACCGCGGGCTCGCGATCCGCAAGCTCGCGGAACTCCGCGAAGCCAGCCGCGCCGGCGGCGGTTGA